In Erythrobacter litoralis HTCC2594, a single genomic region encodes these proteins:
- the apaG gene encoding Co2+/Mg2+ efflux protein ApaG — protein sequence MKELFQHAANTDDVIVRVAVNFLPEQSQPSAGKWFWVYHIRIENHSNERVQLMTRHWRITDAREMVNHVDGDGVVGEQPVLRPGESHDYVSGCPLGTPYGSMEGFYTFHREDGSRMEVRIPFFPLAAPETAER from the coding sequence ATGAAAGAACTCTTCCAGCACGCCGCCAACACCGACGACGTCATCGTGCGCGTCGCGGTCAATTTCCTGCCCGAACAGAGCCAGCCGAGCGCGGGCAAGTGGTTCTGGGTCTACCATATCCGGATCGAGAACCATTCGAACGAGCGCGTGCAGCTGATGACCCGCCACTGGCGCATCACCGACGCGCGCGAGATGGTGAACCATGTCGATGGCGACGGCGTGGTCGGCGAACAGCCGGTCCTGCGCCCGGGAGAGAGCCACGATTATGTCAGCGGTTGCCCGCTCGGCACGCCTTACGGTTCGATGGAAGGCTTCTACACCTTCCACCGCGAGGATGGCTCGAGGATGGAAGTGCGCATCCCGTTCTTCCCGCTCGCCGCGCCGGAGACGGCCGAGAGGTAG
- a CDS encoding TadE/TadG family type IV pilus assembly protein, whose translation MRRTSLLKRIARREDGVTIIEFAFAMPVFAVILMALFDLGFQIYAQSIVQGAVQEAARASTLESGGSNSAALDDTVRKNVQTVIPGATLTFTRKNYANFEDVGIPEDFTDTSGSEDGICNNGEPFDDVNGNGVWDADRGADGLGGARDAVLYGASASFERVFPFHSFVPGMSKDVVIEGATVLRNQPYNEQGDRDPVVLNCP comes from the coding sequence ATGCGCAGGACATCGCTTCTCAAGAGAATCGCGCGCCGCGAAGACGGCGTGACGATCATCGAATTCGCCTTCGCGATGCCGGTGTTCGCCGTCATCCTCATGGCGCTGTTCGACCTCGGCTTCCAGATATACGCGCAGTCGATCGTCCAGGGCGCCGTGCAGGAAGCGGCGCGCGCTTCGACGCTGGAGAGCGGGGGCTCAAACAGTGCCGCACTGGACGACACCGTGCGCAAGAACGTGCAGACTGTCATCCCCGGGGCAACGCTTACCTTCACGCGCAAGAACTACGCCAATTTCGAGGATGTCGGCATTCCCGAAGACTTTACCGATACGTCCGGATCGGAAGACGGCATTTGCAATAACGGCGAACCGTTCGACGATGTGAACGGCAACGGCGTATGGGATGCGGACCGCGGGGCCGACGGCCTGGGCGGGGCGCGCGATGCCGTTCTCTACGGTGCCAGCGCCAGTTTCGAACGGGTGTTCCCGTTCCACAGCTTCGTGCCGGGTATGAGCAAGGATGTCGTCATCGAAGGGGCCACAGTGCTGCGCAACCAGCCTTATAACGAGCAGGGCGATCGCGATCCGGTCGTCCTGAATTGCCCGTGA
- a CDS encoding 2-hydroxychromene-2-carboxylate isomerase: MTKTVEFIFDFVSPNGYLAWYPLRDLVARTGAELVVTPVFLGGMHKLTGNAPPMIRDKDVKGKVEYSLLEMRRWIDRHGFDKYRLHPQFPFNSVTLQRMLLAVEGEERVRLVETLLPMLWEEGVPVDDPAAIGRGLSDAGFDAEELLAKTQDPAIKQQLVDNTQSAVDRGAFGIPTFYVDTGGEDEMFFGKERLVQIEEMLAG; encoded by the coding sequence ATGACCAAAACCGTCGAGTTCATCTTCGATTTCGTCAGCCCCAACGGCTATCTTGCATGGTATCCGCTGCGCGATCTCGTCGCGCGGACCGGGGCGGAACTGGTGGTCACACCGGTATTCCTAGGCGGGATGCATAAGCTGACGGGCAACGCGCCGCCGATGATCCGCGACAAGGATGTGAAGGGCAAGGTCGAGTATTCCCTGCTCGAAATGCGTCGCTGGATCGACAGGCACGGCTTCGACAAATACCGCCTGCACCCGCAATTCCCGTTCAACTCGGTCACTCTCCAGCGCATGCTGCTGGCGGTCGAGGGCGAGGAACGGGTCAGGCTGGTCGAGACGCTGCTGCCGATGCTGTGGGAAGAGGGCGTACCGGTTGACGATCCCGCCGCCATCGGCAGGGGCCTCAGTGATGCCGGCTTCGACGCCGAAGAGCTCCTCGCCAAGACGCAGGATCCGGCGATCAAGCAGCAGCTGGTCGACAATACACAGTCCGCCGTCGATCGCGGCGCCTTCGGCATCCCGACGTTCTACGTCGACACCGGCGGCGAAGACGAAATGTTCTTCGGCAAGGAACGGCTGGTGCAGATCGAGGAAATGCTGGCGGGCTGA
- a CDS encoding MgtC/SapB family protein gives MTELFASLRPDTMTWLDVALRVGMAALLPFLIGLERFLRRKPIDFRPFVIISLAACGLLIGSIELLQSQSDKQAQIDPTRVIEGVITGIGFIGAGAMFRRGDFVQGAGSAAAIWCAGAIGVICGMGEVWLAAIVAGGVLLLLIASAPFTERWDPDGGEATGEQSD, from the coding sequence ATGACAGAACTGTTCGCATCGCTTCGACCCGACACGATGACCTGGCTCGACGTGGCGTTGCGCGTCGGCATGGCAGCGCTGCTCCCATTCCTGATCGGGCTGGAACGCTTTCTGCGCCGCAAGCCGATCGATTTCAGGCCGTTCGTCATCATCTCGCTGGCGGCATGCGGCCTGCTGATCGGTTCGATCGAGTTGTTGCAATCGCAAAGCGACAAGCAAGCACAGATCGATCCGACCCGGGTGATCGAGGGCGTGATCACCGGCATAGGGTTCATCGGCGCCGGCGCGATGTTTCGGCGTGGCGACTTCGTCCAGGGCGCCGGATCGGCAGCCGCCATCTGGTGCGCCGGGGCTATTGGCGTCATTTGCGGCATGGGCGAAGTCTGGTTGGCCGCCATCGTTGCAGGCGGCGTGCTGCTCCTGCTGATTGCGAGCGCTCCCTTCACCGAGCGATGGGATCCGGATGGTGGAGAAGCAACCGGCGAACAATCGGATTAG
- a CDS encoding LysR family transcriptional regulator has protein sequence MKRTHLPLNALRVYDAAARHLSFTRAADELAVTPAAVGQQIRALEDHLGTVLFRRTSKGLELTEEGASGLDALREGFLKFEESVQNMQAGQASDRYTIAAPREFYAQWLAPRLAAFREQSPGVHYSLVENENADFTEANLDVAIRLVDGPGDLEGVELAPARRVVVAEPGYEGDDWIDWPGAPLPEGVKATVQVGNAGQALSSAISGLGKAVLPYLLVEESIEAGKAEILEGPDEGRRAYWLVAPLPQWRQKKVKALIAFLTS, from the coding sequence ATGAAGCGGACCCATCTCCCCCTCAACGCCTTGCGCGTTTACGATGCTGCGGCGCGGCACCTCTCGTTCACCCGCGCGGCAGACGAGCTGGCGGTGACGCCCGCCGCGGTCGGCCAGCAGATCCGCGCGCTGGAAGATCATCTCGGCACCGTGCTGTTCCGCCGCACCTCCAAGGGCCTCGAACTCACCGAGGAAGGCGCCAGCGGCCTCGACGCCTTGCGCGAAGGTTTCCTCAAGTTCGAGGAATCGGTTCAGAACATGCAGGCCGGTCAGGCGAGCGACCGCTACACCATCGCCGCCCCGCGCGAATTCTACGCCCAATGGCTCGCCCCCAGGCTCGCCGCCTTCCGCGAGCAGAGCCCCGGCGTGCACTATTCGCTGGTCGAGAACGAAAACGCCGATTTCACCGAGGCCAACCTGGACGTCGCGATCCGGCTGGTCGACGGCCCGGGCGATCTCGAGGGAGTCGAGCTTGCCCCTGCGCGCCGCGTGGTGGTGGCCGAGCCCGGCTATGAGGGCGACGACTGGATCGACTGGCCCGGCGCGCCGCTGCCCGAAGGCGTCAAGGCGACGGTGCAGGTCGGCAATGCCGGCCAGGCGCTCAGCAGCGCGATCAGCGGCCTCGGCAAGGCGGTGTTGCCCTATTTGCTGGTCGAGGAGAGCATCGAAGCGGGCAAAGCCGAGATCCTCGAAGGCCCCGACGAAGGCCGCCGCGCCTACTGGCTGGTCGCGCCGCTGCCGCAATGGCGGCAGAAGAAGGTCAAGGCGCTGATCGCCTTTCTGACTTCTTAG
- a CDS encoding DUF6628 family protein → MPGNNRNPRPASCCLPLPLPRDPSRKVLVLLARKMAIYGLRDASATMLAMQVFGSGFRRPLALLRCFMHEVATCSNRNISVAPCCAPRMTRDEALLIDALATADLASLAALTDNDDCGRALTVALALREEIDVLERRMLSAR, encoded by the coding sequence GTGCCCGGGAACAATCGCAACCCCCGCCCCGCATCGTGTTGTCTCCCGCTGCCGCTGCCCCGCGATCCGTCGCGCAAGGTGCTGGTGCTGCTGGCCCGCAAGATGGCGATTTACGGGCTGCGCGATGCATCAGCGACGATGCTCGCAATGCAGGTTTTCGGCAGCGGGTTTCGCCGGCCGCTCGCGCTGTTGCGATGCTTCATGCACGAGGTCGCGACATGTTCGAACCGCAATATCAGCGTCGCCCCGTGCTGCGCGCCGCGCATGACGCGGGACGAAGCGCTGCTAATCGACGCGCTGGCGACCGCCGACTTGGCGAGCCTTGCAGCCCTGACCGACAATGACGATTGCGGGCGCGCACTGACCGTCGCGCTTGCCCTGCGGGAGGAGATCGACGTGCTGGAGAGGCGGATGCTGTCCGCGCGCTAA
- a CDS encoding VWA domain-containing protein, translated as MMAIGAASIIPLVGVVGGGVDASRMYLAKSRLQQACDAATLAARKELAGSSISNGTIPANIQDKADNFFDTNFPSGMYGTTNVGYTLSAGTATQMDGAATASVPTTLMKVFNVPQIDIAVNCSAELDLPNIDVVLVLDMSGSMNSNGTTGSKRITALKNAVFSFYDVVMAAKPAGTRVRIGIVPYNGAVSVGDELLTLSTTTGIDYLADSWDYQTREPKWKQVSNNDGVEEGDILSETNVTELLPRQPSQLGSGNSAHYHWNANKNAKKDKDCYDYAGQSYTVGSEIWEINSVTWDDEYWGDKWKKAEKAACVANITKKTIAGPDDVKPETFRTEFDKYVYLEKAMDISGFKTGTSVSTRTGSNGGWVSSSWTNGCIEERQTIAASSFDPLPTGAHDLDIDLVPDSSKPETQWYPMWPQITYDRGGPATLETTDDKPTRGYNCPNRTHKLQEYLLNGSARNADFVSRINALSPKGGTMHDIGMIWAGRLISPDGIFAADNASAPNGDPISRHVIFMTDGEMGASPSNTTAYGNYDMDGRMAGFAASGSWTENQLAAIHNLRLEAICKAIRNKNVTIWSIAFGLPHSAYTQGCATGTSRALTAANSSELDSRFRDIAGSIAELRLVN; from the coding sequence ATGATGGCCATCGGGGCGGCTTCGATCATTCCGCTTGTCGGTGTGGTCGGCGGCGGGGTCGATGCGAGCCGGATGTACCTGGCCAAGTCGCGGCTGCAGCAGGCTTGCGATGCCGCAACGCTCGCTGCGCGCAAGGAATTGGCAGGGTCTTCGATCAGCAACGGCACCATCCCGGCCAATATCCAGGACAAGGCCGACAATTTCTTCGACACCAATTTCCCGAGCGGAATGTACGGTACGACCAATGTCGGCTACACGCTGAGCGCCGGCACCGCGACGCAGATGGACGGCGCCGCCACCGCATCTGTGCCGACGACGCTGATGAAGGTCTTCAACGTGCCGCAGATCGATATCGCGGTGAACTGCAGCGCAGAGCTCGATCTTCCCAATATCGACGTCGTCCTCGTGCTCGACATGTCGGGATCGATGAATTCCAACGGCACGACCGGTTCCAAGCGCATTACAGCGCTGAAGAACGCGGTGTTCTCTTTCTACGATGTCGTCATGGCGGCAAAGCCAGCCGGCACGCGGGTGCGGATCGGGATCGTGCCCTACAACGGCGCGGTCAGTGTCGGCGACGAGCTTTTGACGCTCAGCACCACGACAGGCATCGACTATCTCGCCGATAGCTGGGACTACCAGACCCGCGAACCGAAATGGAAACAGGTAAGCAATAACGATGGCGTCGAAGAAGGCGACATCCTGAGCGAAACCAATGTGACAGAACTGCTGCCGCGCCAGCCGAGCCAGCTCGGTTCGGGCAACAGCGCGCATTATCACTGGAACGCGAACAAGAACGCCAAGAAAGACAAGGATTGCTATGACTATGCCGGTCAGAGCTACACGGTCGGCAGCGAAATCTGGGAAATCAACAGCGTAACCTGGGACGATGAGTACTGGGGCGACAAATGGAAAAAGGCCGAAAAGGCTGCTTGTGTCGCCAACATCACCAAGAAAACCATCGCCGGCCCTGATGACGTCAAGCCGGAAACCTTCCGGACCGAGTTCGACAAATATGTCTATCTCGAAAAGGCGATGGATATTTCTGGTTTCAAGACCGGCACCAGCGTGTCGACGCGGACCGGTTCGAATGGCGGCTGGGTTTCCAGCTCCTGGACCAATGGGTGCATCGAGGAACGGCAGACCATCGCCGCTTCGTCCTTCGATCCGCTCCCGACCGGCGCCCACGACCTCGACATCGACCTGGTGCCGGATTCATCGAAGCCCGAGACACAATGGTACCCGATGTGGCCGCAGATCACCTACGATCGCGGCGGCCCCGCGACGCTCGAGACGACGGACGACAAGCCCACGCGCGGCTACAATTGCCCCAATCGTACGCACAAATTGCAGGAATACCTGCTCAACGGCAGCGCACGTAACGCAGACTTCGTGTCGCGCATCAACGCCCTGTCGCCCAAGGGCGGCACGATGCACGATATCGGAATGATCTGGGCCGGTCGCCTGATTTCTCCTGACGGGATCTTCGCCGCCGACAATGCCAGCGCGCCCAACGGCGATCCGATCTCGCGCCACGTGATCTTCATGACCGATGGCGAAATGGGAGCCAGCCCGAGCAACACGACCGCCTACGGCAATTACGACATGGACGGCCGCATGGCAGGGTTCGCAGCCAGCGGCAGCTGGACCGAGAACCAGCTCGCGGCGATCCACAATTTACGTCTCGAAGCCATCTGCAAGGCGATCCGCAACAAGAACGTGACCATCTGGTCGATCGCCTTCGGTTTGCCGCACAGCGCCTATACCCAAGGGTGCGCGACGGGGACCTCGCGGGCGCTGACGGCGGCGAATTCTTCCGAACTCGATTCCCGCTTCCGTGACATCGCCGGTTCGATTGCCGAACTGCGGCTGGTGAACTGA
- a CDS encoding TadE/TadG family type IV pilus assembly protein, whose protein sequence is MALVEFAFISPIILLMGVVGIEMANQAVVNMRISQAAMHIADNASRIGDRDSLVAQKIYEGDINDLFIGVGIQAGNGIDLFENGRIVLSSLERNGDGGQTIKWQRCMGKKVVGSSYGGEGTGATGTGFPGMGESGKELQAGSGEAIMFVEIEYDYQPLVNNTLTSKFLPAAAIRSEAAFNVRNARDLSGIHQRSGSSSPVSACSKYESI, encoded by the coding sequence GTGGCGTTGGTCGAATTCGCATTCATTTCGCCGATCATCCTGCTGATGGGCGTCGTCGGTATCGAGATGGCGAACCAGGCGGTGGTCAACATGCGGATCAGCCAGGCGGCAATGCATATCGCCGACAACGCCTCGCGCATCGGCGACCGCGATTCGCTGGTCGCGCAGAAAATCTACGAAGGCGACATCAACGATCTCTTCATCGGCGTGGGGATCCAGGCCGGCAACGGCATCGACCTGTTCGAGAACGGCCGTATCGTCCTGAGCAGCCTCGAACGGAACGGCGACGGCGGCCAGACAATCAAGTGGCAACGCTGCATGGGCAAAAAGGTCGTCGGCTCTTCCTATGGCGGCGAAGGGACCGGCGCGACGGGAACGGGTTTTCCCGGGATGGGCGAGAGCGGCAAGGAACTGCAGGCCGGATCGGGCGAAGCGATCATGTTCGTGGAAATCGAATACGATTACCAGCCGCTAGTCAACAACACGCTGACCAGCAAATTCCTGCCCGCCGCAGCGATCCGCAGCGAGGCCGCGTTCAACGTCCGCAACGCCCGCGATCTTTCGGGCATCCACCAGCGCTCAGGCTCGTCCTCGCCGGTGTCCGCATGCTCGAAATATGAATCGATTTGA